One window of Treponema denticola genomic DNA carries:
- a CDS encoding DUF2281 domain-containing protein, with protein sequence MSYSTLEKELKTLPEEYLESVAEYIELLKYKISFLNQNRLSKKAPIIGLAEGKFPIPDDINAYDDEISDMFGGTFG encoded by the coding sequence ATGAGTTATAGCACATTAGAAAAAGAATTGAAAACGCTGCCGGAAGAATATCTTGAATCTGTGGCGGAATATATTGAACTATTAAAGTATAAGATTTCCTTTTTAAATCAAAATCGCCTTTCAAAAAAAGCTCCTATTATAGGACTTGCAGAGGGAAAATTTCCAATACCTGATGACATAAACGCATATGATGACGAAATAAGTGATATGTTTGGAGGAACATTTGGATAA